A region from the bacterium BMS3Abin08 genome encodes:
- the lipA gene encoding lipoyl synthase — translation MRLPDWIKVRDFIGTHHTKHLLRSKGVSTVCEEARCPNRGECFSRPTAAFLILGDSCTRSCRFCSVNHSVPGPPDPTEPERVAKAADEMGLKYVVITSVTRDDLSDGGASHFGETVRMIRSRIPSAKVEVLIPDFQGQREAVETVLRALPDVFNHNVETVPRLYQKVRPQAVYLRSLEVLRMAGEIAPSIPVKSGMMLGLGESSGEVVSVMKDLREAGCDLLTIGQYLRPGKANLEVVEYLHPDVFEEYGRIALEMGYSFVASAPLARSSMNAEEMYYRK, via the coding sequence ATGAGGCTACCGGACTGGATAAAAGTCAGGGATTTTATCGGAACACACCACACAAAACACCTTTTGAGATCAAAGGGTGTTTCCACGGTCTGTGAAGAGGCTCGTTGCCCAAACAGGGGTGAGTGTTTCTCCAGGCCGACGGCTGCATTCCTGATCCTCGGGGATTCGTGTACGAGGAGCTGCAGGTTCTGCTCTGTAAACCACTCCGTGCCGGGACCGCCGGATCCAACAGAGCCCGAGAGGGTTGCAAAGGCAGCGGATGAGATGGGACTTAAATATGTGGTTATTACTTCCGTAACGAGGGATGATCTGTCCGATGGCGGGGCATCGCATTTTGGGGAAACGGTAAGGATGATAAGGAGCCGTATCCCCTCTGCAAAGGTGGAGGTGTTAATTCCGGACTTTCAGGGGCAGCGGGAGGCGGTAGAGACGGTCCTCCGTGCTTTGCCGGATGTCTTCAACCACAACGTGGAGACAGTGCCGAGGCTCTACCAAAAAGTGCGCCCCCAAGCGGTTTACCTCAGGTCACTTGAGGTCCTGAGAATGGCAGGGGAGATTGCACCGTCGATACCCGTAAAATCCGGTATGATGCTCGGCCTTGGGGAGTCGTCCGGGGAAGTGGTCTCCGTTATGAAGGACCTGAGGGAGGCGGGATGTGATCTCCTGACGATAGGGCAGTATCTGAGACCGGGGAAGGCCAATCTTGAGGTTGTTGAGTATCTGCATCCTGATGTATTTGAGGAGTACGGAAGGATAGCACTTGAAATGGGTTATTCCTTTGTTGCCTCTGCACCCCTTGCGAGGAGTTCAATGAATGCGGAGGAGATGTACTACCGGAAATAA
- the cspE gene encoding cold shock-like protein CspE: MSFEGTVKWFNETKGYGFIKKDDGQDVFVHYSDIESSGFKTLAEGQRVSFEIVDGSKGPKATNVVRLD; the protein is encoded by the coding sequence ATGTCTTTTGAAGGAACAGTGAAGTGGTTCAATGAGACCAAGGGTTACGGTTTCATCAAGAAGGACGATGGCCAGGATGTCTTCGTGCATTACTCCGATATAGAGAGTAGCGGCTTTAAGACATTAGCCGAGGGCCAGCGTGTATCCTTCGAAATTGTTGATGGCAGCAAGGGTCCAAAAGCTACAAATGTAGTCAGACTGGATTGA